A window of the Arachis duranensis cultivar V14167 chromosome 5, aradu.V14167.gnm2.J7QH, whole genome shotgun sequence genome harbors these coding sequences:
- the LOC107490739 gene encoding uncharacterized protein LOC107490739 has translation MVKSSLLRGIGTCFGWNKNGEANSLHRVAAQREPRWINRDREAGHDRLFQDYFADEPVYNANIFRWRFRMRRDVFLRIVDALSNVYPYFQQGVDATGRRGLSPLQKCTAAIRMLAYGVASSDLWIWHAFFRVSGSNNDINVLDRSPVFDDILNDRALEVNYTINGNNYTMGYYLADGIYPEWATFVKSISKPQGEKRKLFAQYQEGQRKDVERAFRVLQARFAIIHGPARFWEKKKFANIMKACIILHNMIVRMKETVIQEILLKA, from the exons ATGGTCAAAAGTTCACTTTTGAGAGGCATTGGAACATGCTTCGGTTGGAACAAAAATGGAGAAGCCAACTCCCTACACAGAGTGGCGGCTCAAAGAGAACCAAG ATGGATCAACAGAGATCGAGAAGCAGGACATGATCGCCTTTTCCAAGATTACTTTGCAGATGAACCAGTGTATAATGCTAACATTTTCCGATGGAGATTTCGAATGAGAAGAGATGTGTTCCTTCGGATAGTAGACGCTCTCTCAAACGTCTATCCGTATTTCCAACAGGGGGTTGatgcaactggaagaagaggcttGTCGCCACTTCAGAAATGTACCGCTGCGATACGGATGTTAGCATATGGCGTAGCATCTTCAGACCTTTGGATATGGCATGCGTTCTTTAGAGTTTCTGGTTCAAATAATGATATCAACGTGTTAGATCGTTCTCCAGTGTTTGATGATATTCTAAATGACCGTGCTCTGGAGGTAAATTATACTATTAATGGTAATAATTATACAATGGGATACTATTTAGCAGATGGTATTTATCCTGAATGGGCCACATTTGTCAAATCAATCTCAAAGCCACAAGGTGAGAAACGCAAGTTATTTGCACAATACCAAGAAGGGCAAAGAAAAGATGTGGAACGAGCATTCAGAGTGTTGCAAGCACGCTTTGCAATTATACATGGTCCAGCTCGTTtttgggaaaagaaaaagtttgcCAACATAATGAAAGCTTGTATTATATTGCATAATATGATTGTGAGGATGAAAGAGACAGTTATACAGGAAATTTTGCTCAAGGCTTAG